The proteins below come from a single Marinobacter arenosus genomic window:
- a CDS encoding NAD(P)-dependent alcohol dehydrogenase, with amino-acid sequence MTATKAFAAQSPTSGMAPHDITRRSLRKDDVAIEIDYCGVCHTDIHFAENDWGVTQYPVVPGHEIVGRVSAVGPGVKNYREGDIVGVGCMVDSCRTCSACEAGLEQYCSEGMTGTYNGEDRYDHSITFGGYSERVVVSERFVVRIPDKLDIQKAAPLLCAGITTYSPLRHYGVKAGHKVGVIGMGGLGHMGVKFAKALGAEVTIFTRSESKVAEAKKQGADHVVISTDEDQMAEVAETFDFMLDTVPVQHDLNPYLNCLTYDGTHIIVGLLEPIEPALEAGALVFKRRVLAGSLIGGMPETQEVLDFCAEHDISCDVEMLDIHNINDAYERMKKGDVKYRFVIDMATLKNS; translated from the coding sequence ATGACAGCGACCAAAGCATTCGCGGCACAATCTCCCACCTCCGGCATGGCCCCGCACGACATCACGAGGCGGTCGTTGCGCAAGGACGATGTTGCCATTGAGATCGACTACTGTGGCGTCTGCCATACCGACATCCATTTCGCCGAGAACGACTGGGGCGTCACCCAGTACCCGGTTGTTCCCGGCCATGAAATCGTCGGACGCGTCTCGGCCGTCGGCCCCGGCGTCAAGAACTATCGGGAAGGTGACATCGTCGGCGTAGGCTGCATGGTCGATTCCTGCCGTACCTGCTCTGCCTGTGAAGCCGGCCTGGAACAGTACTGCAGCGAAGGCATGACCGGCACCTACAACGGCGAGGACCGTTACGACCACTCCATCACCTTCGGCGGCTACTCCGAACGGGTGGTGGTCAGTGAACGATTCGTGGTCCGGATCCCGGACAAGCTGGACATCCAGAAGGCAGCGCCGCTGCTGTGCGCGGGCATCACCACCTACTCGCCCTTGCGCCACTACGGCGTCAAAGCGGGACATAAGGTCGGCGTGATCGGCATGGGCGGTCTTGGTCACATGGGCGTGAAGTTTGCCAAGGCGCTGGGCGCCGAAGTCACCATCTTCACCCGCTCGGAAAGCAAGGTCGCCGAGGCCAAGAAACAGGGTGCCGACCATGTGGTGATTTCCACCGACGAAGATCAGATGGCGGAAGTCGCGGAGACTTTCGACTTCATGCTCGACACCGTCCCGGTCCAACACGACCTGAACCCTTACCTGAACTGCCTGACCTACGATGGCACCCACATCATCGTCGGGTTGCTGGAGCCCATCGAGCCGGCACTGGAGGCGGGCGCGCTGGTGTTCAAGCGTCGGGTTCTGGCCGGTTCACTCATCGGCGGCATGCCGGAGACCCAGGAAGTCCTGGATTTCTGCGCCGAGCACGACATCAGTTGCGATGTCGAGATGCTGGACATTCACAACATCAACGACGCCTACGAACGGATGAAAAAGGGCGACGTGAAATACCGGTTCGTGATTGATATGGCAACACTGAAAAACAGCTAG
- a CDS encoding NAD(P)/FAD-dependent oxidoreductase produces MSSDYDVIIIGAGAAGLMCAATAGYRGRKVLVIDHANKPGKKILMSGGGRCNFTNLNSTPANFLSDNPHYCISALKRYTPQDFLELVERHGVAHEEKAAGQLFCKDSAKDILNVLLTECEWAGAEIRLKTSVSGVQGTDTGYNLATSAGSLTCESLVIASGGLSIPTMGATGFGYDIARQFGLTLLPTRAGLVPFTLHPDLKEQLGPLSGVSCPVDVSCRDQHFREPMLVTHRGLSGPSMLQISSYWHPGDKLTVDLLPANRIHEDLLSLRKNKPQSTVGHYLGQHLPKRFAQAYNDMHGWTGPLQGYKNSDLEQVAEALGQWHIKPAGTEGYRTAEVTLGGVDTRQLSSKTMAVLERPNLYFIGEVVDVTGHLGGHNFQWAWASGVAAGNVA; encoded by the coding sequence ATGAGTTCCGACTACGACGTAATCATCATTGGCGCGGGGGCCGCTGGCCTGATGTGCGCGGCCACGGCAGGATACCGTGGCCGCAAGGTGCTGGTGATTGACCACGCCAACAAGCCGGGCAAGAAGATTCTGATGTCCGGTGGTGGTCGCTGCAATTTCACCAACCTGAACAGCACGCCCGCCAACTTTCTGTCCGATAATCCTCATTACTGCATTTCGGCGCTCAAACGCTATACCCCCCAGGACTTCCTTGAGCTGGTGGAACGCCATGGCGTCGCGCATGAGGAAAAGGCGGCGGGGCAACTGTTCTGCAAAGACAGCGCAAAGGACATCCTGAACGTCCTGCTTACCGAGTGCGAATGGGCCGGCGCTGAAATCCGGTTAAAAACCTCCGTATCCGGGGTACAGGGCACCGATACCGGTTACAATCTGGCCACCAGCGCCGGCTCGCTGACCTGCGAGTCCCTGGTCATTGCCAGTGGCGGGCTATCCATTCCCACCATGGGCGCCACCGGCTTCGGCTATGACATCGCCAGACAGTTCGGGCTCACCCTCCTGCCCACACGGGCCGGCCTTGTGCCGTTTACCCTGCACCCGGACCTGAAGGAACAGCTTGGGCCCCTGTCCGGCGTCAGTTGCCCGGTCGACGTCTCGTGCCGGGACCAGCATTTCCGTGAACCCATGCTCGTCACCCACCGCGGCCTGAGTGGCCCCTCAATGCTGCAGATTTCCAGTTACTGGCACCCCGGTGACAAACTGACGGTAGACCTGTTGCCCGCCAACCGGATTCACGAAGACCTCCTTTCCCTGAGGAAAAACAAGCCTCAGTCCACCGTCGGCCACTACCTCGGACAGCATTTGCCCAAACGGTTTGCCCAGGCTTACAACGACATGCACGGCTGGACAGGCCCCCTGCAGGGCTATAAGAACAGCGACCTGGAACAGGTAGCGGAAGCGCTCGGCCAATGGCACATCAAGCCCGCCGGAACTGAGGGCTACCGAACGGCGGAGGTGACCCTGGGTGGCGTGGATACTCGACAGCTGTCCTCAAAGACCATGGCCGTACTCGAACGCCCCAATCTCTATTTTATCGGTGAAGTGGTGGACGTGACCGGGCACCTTGGCGGCCACAACTTCCAGTGGGCGTGGGCCTCGGGTGTGGCCGCGGGCAACGTTGCCTGA
- a CDS encoding HupE/UreJ family protein has translation MLPSLTDGYRLAPRASRLFWIFLTLGLLGLSTDVLAHAVAQGDKGYIQEISGVNLIAFIYLGAKHMVTGYDHLLFLLGVIFFLYRMQHIAVYVSLFALGHSTTMLLGVYFNVGINSYIIDAIIGLSVVYKALDNLGAYQRWFGFQPNTKAATLVFGFFHGFGLSTKIIEYDISPDGLIPNLLAFNVGVEIGQLIALAMILIVMSFWRKTDGFFRHAYTANVAMMSAGFLLIGYQLTGYFVA, from the coding sequence ATGCTACCAAGCTTGACTGACGGTTACCGGCTTGCGCCCCGAGCCAGCCGTCTCTTCTGGATATTCCTGACACTCGGGTTGCTTGGCTTAAGCACCGATGTTCTGGCTCATGCTGTTGCCCAGGGCGACAAGGGCTACATTCAGGAAATTTCCGGAGTGAACCTCATCGCGTTCATCTACCTCGGTGCCAAACACATGGTTACCGGCTATGACCACCTGCTGTTCTTGCTGGGTGTGATTTTCTTCCTTTACCGCATGCAGCACATTGCTGTCTATGTGAGCCTGTTTGCCCTGGGGCACTCCACCACGATGTTGCTGGGCGTGTACTTCAACGTCGGGATCAATAGCTACATCATTGACGCCATCATTGGCCTCTCCGTGGTCTATAAAGCCCTGGACAACCTCGGAGCCTATCAGCGCTGGTTTGGCTTTCAACCCAACACCAAAGCCGCCACTCTCGTCTTCGGGTTCTTCCACGGCTTTGGCCTGTCCACAAAGATCATCGAGTACGACATCTCCCCGGATGGACTCATCCCCAACCTCCTCGCCTTCAACGTGGGCGTTGAGATCGGGCAGCTTATTGCTCTGGCGATGATCCTGATTGTCATGAGCTTCTGGCGGAAAACCGATGGTTTTTTCCGCCACGCCTACACCGCCAACGTAGCCATGATGAGTGCAGGGTTCCTGCTCATTGGCTACCAGCTCACCGGCTATTTTGTCGCTTAA
- a CDS encoding universal stress protein has translation MLRVVACIDGSRAAPAVCDYAGWASQYMETPVTLLHVLDEERYPAEPDLAGSIGLGSREQLLDELAELDRKRSKLALEHGHHLLDEAEHRIKAAGVEDVTKRQRHGDLTESLLALESQTRLLVMGLHGESSSDRDIHIGSQLETVIRSMHRPILLVPDEFKAPKSAMLAFDGSATAFKGVELLAGSPVLKGMPLHLVMIGADTNDRWEQLKKAEKMLAGLESDITLAIRAGDVEPALHAYQEEHDIDILVMGAYGHSRIRQFLVGSTTTTMLKTAEKPLVILR, from the coding sequence ATGTTACGAGTAGTGGCCTGTATCGACGGTTCCCGCGCCGCGCCGGCAGTGTGTGACTATGCCGGGTGGGCGAGCCAGTACATGGAAACCCCCGTGACCCTGCTTCACGTTCTCGACGAAGAGCGCTATCCGGCCGAGCCGGACCTGGCAGGCAGCATTGGTCTGGGAAGCCGGGAACAGTTGCTGGACGAGCTTGCGGAGCTCGATCGAAAGCGTTCCAAACTCGCCCTGGAGCATGGCCACCACCTGCTTGACGAAGCCGAGCACCGGATAAAGGCAGCAGGCGTCGAGGACGTTACCAAGCGCCAGCGCCATGGCGACCTGACCGAGTCACTGCTGGCGCTCGAGAGCCAGACCCGCCTGCTGGTGATGGGGCTGCACGGGGAAAGCAGTTCCGATCGTGACATTCACATCGGCAGCCAGCTCGAAACCGTCATCCGCAGTATGCACCGGCCGATTCTGCTAGTGCCCGACGAGTTCAAGGCGCCGAAGAGTGCGATGCTGGCCTTTGATGGCAGCGCGACGGCGTTCAAGGGCGTTGAGTTGCTGGCGGGTAGTCCGGTACTCAAGGGCATGCCGCTGCATCTCGTCATGATCGGCGCGGACACCAACGACCGCTGGGAGCAGCTGAAAAAGGCGGAGAAGATGCTGGCCGGGCTGGAGTCCGACATCACTCTCGCGATCCGGGCGGGCGATGTGGAACCTGCACTGCACGCCTATCAGGAAGAGCACGACATCGATATTCTGGTCATGGGCGCTTATGGTCATTCCCGAATCCGCCAGTTCCTGGTGGGTAGTACCACCACGACCATGCTGAAGACGGCCGAAAAGCCGCTGGTGATCCTGCGCTAA
- a CDS encoding SulP family inorganic anion transporter, translated as MVNTLKNQWLSNIRGDLLAGIVVALALIPEAIAFSIIAGVDPKVGLYASFCIAVIIAFVGGRPGMISAATAAMAVLMVTLVKEHGLQYLLAATLLTGVIQIVAGYLKLGSLMRFVSRSVVTGFVNALAILIFMAQLPELTNVTWHVYAMTAAGLGIIYLFPLIPVVGKILPSPLVCIVVLTAVAVALGLDIRTVGDMGELPDTLPIFLWPDVPLNLETLMIILPYSLPLAVVGLLESMMTATIVDDLTDTESDRNRECKGQGIANIGSGLIGGMAGCAMIGQSIINVKSGGRTRLSTLTAGVFLLIMVLVLDSLLVQIPMAALVAVMIMVSIGTFSWESIRNLKEHPLSTNIVMLVTVIVVVATHNLAFGVLAGVLLAALFFANKIGHYMMVDSDLDEQTNTRTYTVVGQVFFSSSEKLLQAFDFKEAVDNVVIDLSRAHFWDITAVGALDKAVIKFRREGADVEVIGLNEASATIVDRFGVHDKPEGVDQLMGH; from the coding sequence ATGGTTAATACCCTGAAAAACCAATGGTTATCCAACATCCGCGGGGATCTTCTCGCCGGTATTGTGGTGGCGCTGGCATTGATCCCGGAGGCCATCGCCTTCTCGATCATCGCCGGGGTGGACCCCAAAGTAGGCCTCTACGCGTCCTTCTGCATCGCCGTCATCATCGCCTTTGTGGGCGGCCGTCCGGGCATGATCTCGGCGGCGACCGCGGCCATGGCCGTACTCATGGTGACGCTGGTGAAAGAGCACGGGCTTCAGTACCTGCTGGCGGCCACGCTGCTGACCGGGGTGATCCAGATCGTCGCGGGGTACCTGAAACTGGGCAGCCTGATGCGATTCGTGTCCCGTTCGGTGGTCACCGGGTTCGTCAACGCCCTGGCGATCCTGATCTTCATGGCCCAGTTGCCGGAACTCACCAATGTGACCTGGCACGTCTACGCCATGACCGCGGCCGGGCTCGGTATTATCTACCTGTTCCCGCTCATCCCGGTGGTTGGCAAGATCCTGCCTTCGCCGCTGGTGTGCATCGTCGTGCTGACCGCCGTCGCGGTGGCTCTCGGACTGGATATCCGGACCGTCGGCGATATGGGCGAACTGCCGGATACCCTGCCGATCTTCCTGTGGCCGGATGTGCCGCTCAATCTCGAAACCCTGATGATCATCCTGCCGTACTCGTTGCCGCTGGCCGTGGTTGGCCTGCTGGAATCCATGATGACGGCAACCATCGTCGATGACCTGACCGATACCGAAAGCGATCGCAACCGCGAGTGTAAGGGCCAGGGTATTGCCAACATCGGCTCGGGCCTGATCGGCGGCATGGCCGGTTGCGCCATGATTGGCCAGTCCATCATCAACGTGAAATCCGGCGGTCGGACCCGGCTGTCAACGCTGACCGCCGGGGTATTCCTGCTGATCATGGTGCTGGTTCTCGACAGCCTGCTGGTGCAGATTCCCATGGCCGCCCTGGTGGCGGTGATGATCATGGTGTCGATCGGTACCTTCTCCTGGGAGTCAATCCGCAACCTCAAGGAACACCCGCTGTCCACCAACATCGTGATGCTGGTCACCGTTATCGTTGTGGTGGCCACCCACAACCTGGCCTTTGGCGTGTTGGCGGGGGTGTTGCTGGCCGCATTGTTCTTCGCGAACAAGATCGGTCACTACATGATGGTGGACTCCGATCTGGACGAGCAGACGAACACGCGCACCTACACCGTTGTTGGCCAAGTGTTCTTCAGTTCGTCGGAAAAACTGCTCCAGGCCTTTGATTTCAAGGAAGCAGTCGATAATGTAGTGATTGATCTGAGCCGCGCCCATTTCTGGGACATTACCGCGGTTGGCGCACTGGACAAGGCAGTCATCAAGTTCCGCCGTGAAGGTGCCGATGTCGAAGTCATTGGCTTGAACGAGGCCAGCGCCACCATCGTCGACCGCTTTGGCGTCCATGACAAGCCGGAAGGCGTCGACCAACTGATGGGGCACTGA
- a CDS encoding MgtC/SapB family protein → MDDVAAQFITTNQTTIHLAVALLLGAIIGLERGWDARDQKAGERIAGIRTFALVGLLGGLSAVLADAITPWAFPVLLISVVAMGLVGYSERLAHIRNFSITGMVGMVLTFCFGAVAVAVDPVMATAAAVITAIILDNKEDIHGWVHKLKAHELDAALKLLLISVVMLPLLPNEEMGPGGVLNPREIWWMVVMIASISFVGYFAIRVAGTRRGILFTGVFAGLSSSTALTLHFARQSARSPQLSAQFATGILIACGTMFPRILVYCFVINRDLLPSLIWPVVTMTALLYGPAFLIWRRHSDRLEVNQPPLNQNPLDLTSALLFGLLLMAILLLGNYLTGWLGNAGIYMLAASSGIADVDAITLSLTRMSTGSLAMNVAVIGIVIAAATNNLVKSGMAWAIGNRQTGLFVGVPMVMSLIAGLAVAWFQ, encoded by the coding sequence ATGGATGATGTCGCTGCGCAATTTATTACCACCAACCAGACCACGATCCATCTCGCCGTCGCGCTTCTGCTGGGCGCCATCATCGGCCTGGAACGCGGCTGGGACGCCCGGGACCAGAAAGCCGGCGAGCGCATCGCAGGTATCCGTACCTTTGCGTTGGTGGGGCTTCTGGGCGGTCTGTCGGCGGTGCTCGCCGACGCCATTACGCCCTGGGCGTTCCCGGTGTTGCTGATCAGCGTGGTGGCGATGGGACTGGTGGGGTACAGCGAACGCCTCGCCCACATCCGCAATTTCAGCATCACCGGGATGGTGGGCATGGTCCTGACGTTCTGTTTCGGTGCGGTGGCCGTGGCAGTGGACCCGGTGATGGCGACTGCCGCGGCGGTCATTACCGCGATCATCCTCGACAACAAGGAAGATATCCACGGCTGGGTCCACAAACTCAAGGCGCACGAACTTGATGCGGCCCTGAAGCTCCTGCTGATTTCGGTGGTGATGCTGCCGTTGTTACCCAACGAGGAAATGGGGCCGGGCGGGGTCCTCAATCCCCGGGAAATCTGGTGGATGGTGGTGATGATTGCCTCCATCTCGTTTGTCGGCTACTTTGCCATCCGCGTTGCCGGCACCCGGCGAGGCATCCTGTTTACCGGTGTATTCGCCGGATTAAGCTCGTCCACCGCCCTGACCCTGCACTTCGCCCGCCAATCCGCGCGGTCGCCGCAACTCAGTGCCCAATTCGCCACCGGCATCCTCATCGCCTGTGGCACCATGTTCCCGCGCATTCTGGTCTACTGCTTCGTGATCAACCGGGACCTGCTACCCAGCCTGATCTGGCCGGTAGTCACCATGACGGCCCTGCTCTACGGCCCGGCATTCCTGATCTGGCGACGCCACTCGGATCGGCTGGAAGTCAACCAGCCGCCTCTGAACCAGAACCCGCTTGATCTGACCTCTGCCCTGCTGTTCGGCCTGCTGCTCATGGCCATCCTGCTGCTGGGCAATTATCTGACTGGCTGGCTAGGCAACGCCGGGATTTACATGCTGGCCGCCAGCTCAGGAATTGCCGATGTAGACGCCATCACGCTCTCCCTCACCCGGATGTCAACGGGCAGCCTGGCCATGAACGTCGCTGTAATCGGCATCGTGATCGCGGCCGCCACCAACAACCTGGTCAAATCGGGCATGGCCTGGGCCATTGGCAACCGGCAAACCGGCCTGTTCGTGGGCGTTCCGATGGTGATGTCGCTCATTGCGGGGCTGGCTGTCGCCTGGTTCCAGTAG
- the alkB gene encoding DNA oxidative demethylase AlkB, translating to MTADLFDDLPAQPSSEAIADGAVVLRQFASTQAEALLAAINRVNASAPLRHMQTPGGHTMSVAMSCCGELGWVTDARGYRYQSTDPHTGEPWPTMPDSFRELAGDAAQAAGYRDFRPDACLINRYEPGAKMGLHQDKDESDFDQPIVSVSLGLPQVFQFGGLKRSDRPVKIPLAHGDVVVWGGAARLRYHGVLTLKNGSHPLTGACRYNLTFRRAR from the coding sequence ATGACTGCCGACCTTTTTGACGATCTGCCCGCCCAACCGAGTTCCGAGGCCATTGCTGACGGCGCCGTGGTGCTGCGCCAGTTCGCCAGTACGCAAGCAGAGGCGCTGCTGGCTGCGATTAACCGGGTTAATGCGTCGGCTCCCCTCAGACACATGCAGACGCCCGGCGGGCATACCATGTCGGTCGCCATGAGTTGCTGCGGTGAGCTGGGCTGGGTGACGGACGCCCGGGGCTATCGCTACCAGTCCACGGACCCGCATACGGGTGAGCCCTGGCCGACGATGCCCGACAGCTTCCGGGAGCTGGCCGGGGATGCAGCGCAGGCCGCCGGCTACCGGGATTTCAGACCGGATGCCTGTCTGATTAACCGCTATGAACCCGGGGCAAAAATGGGGCTGCACCAGGACAAGGACGAGTCCGATTTTGATCAGCCCATCGTGTCCGTCTCCCTGGGACTGCCTCAGGTGTTCCAGTTTGGCGGATTGAAACGGAGTGATCGGCCGGTCAAGATCCCGCTGGCCCATGGCGATGTGGTGGTCTGGGGCGGAGCGGCGCGATTGCGCTATCACGGAGTCCTGACGCTGAAAAATGGCAGCCACCCTTTGACCGGCGCCTGCCGCTACAATCTCACCTTCCGCCGGGCTCGCTGA
- the djlA gene encoding co-chaperone DjlA, translating into MLLALILGGLIGYAFGKFPGFLVGAAIGAFLFNRLKRRLVGKLQHIQSGFVESVFAVMGALCKADGVVSQDEIKVAEAMFVRFRLNDTQKAKAKAAFSRGKAPDFDLDAELARFLQMTGRQPAFLQMFLQVQVSAVAADGVIHPAEHAMLVRIARGLGLPESQVDQLEAMLRGAHSGQTGAGPGQRSSGQQIDDAYKVLGVSPSASDDELKKTYRKLMSENHPDKLAGKGLPESMREMAEERTREISHAYDVIKDARKKAG; encoded by the coding sequence ATGCTCTTGGCTCTGATTCTTGGCGGTTTGATCGGCTATGCGTTTGGCAAGTTTCCCGGGTTTCTGGTGGGTGCTGCCATTGGTGCCTTTCTTTTCAACCGCCTCAAACGTCGCCTGGTGGGCAAGCTCCAGCACATTCAGTCCGGCTTTGTTGAGTCGGTGTTTGCGGTCATGGGTGCCTTGTGCAAGGCGGACGGCGTCGTGTCTCAGGACGAGATCAAGGTCGCAGAAGCCATGTTTGTTCGGTTCCGCCTGAACGACACCCAGAAAGCCAAAGCCAAGGCGGCTTTCAGTCGTGGCAAGGCACCAGACTTCGATCTGGACGCGGAACTTGCCCGTTTCCTGCAGATGACGGGGCGGCAACCCGCGTTTCTGCAAATGTTCCTGCAGGTTCAGGTGTCCGCCGTTGCAGCCGATGGTGTCATCCATCCCGCCGAACACGCCATGCTGGTGCGAATTGCCCGTGGCCTGGGTCTGCCGGAAAGCCAGGTGGATCAGCTCGAGGCCATGCTGCGCGGAGCCCACAGCGGGCAAACTGGAGCGGGCCCGGGGCAGCGTTCATCCGGCCAACAGATAGACGATGCCTACAAGGTTCTGGGGGTCTCCCCCTCCGCCAGCGACGATGAACTCAAGAAAACCTATCGCAAGCTGATGAGCGAAAACCATCCCGACAAGCTGGCTGGAAAGGGCTTGCCCGAGAGCATGCGTGAAATGGCCGAGGAGCGGACCCGGGAAATCAGCCACGCTTATGACGTCATCAAGGATGCCCGCAAGAAGGCCGGATGA
- a CDS encoding methyltransferase family protein, translating to MDIIEPLVRHFLGIFFLMIGLQFAGRTLGLYRRMQFSHINYGDRGSAPWWHRHIFNVFRTLILSVCVVRVFADIDGWLGVFGVLYQWPVLLLGMLLLLTSFASVNYLQAYMHEDWRSGIDHRDDHRTLLTSGPFARSRNPLFISVMAGQLGFFLALPSVFSLVCLIAGVLVITRQAREEEKALSSQFGAPYDEYRARVPRWF from the coding sequence ATGGACATTATCGAACCCCTCGTACGCCACTTTCTGGGCATCTTCTTCCTGATGATCGGCCTGCAGTTTGCCGGTCGGACCCTGGGCCTCTACCGGCGTATGCAGTTTTCCCACATCAATTACGGTGATCGCGGATCGGCACCCTGGTGGCACAGACACATATTCAACGTGTTCCGGACGCTGATCCTGTCGGTGTGCGTGGTCCGTGTGTTTGCGGATATCGACGGTTGGCTGGGGGTGTTCGGCGTGCTGTACCAGTGGCCGGTTCTGCTGCTCGGCATGCTGCTTCTGCTGACCTCCTTCGCGTCGGTCAACTACCTGCAGGCGTACATGCACGAGGACTGGCGCTCCGGTATCGATCACCGTGATGACCACCGCACGCTGCTGACCTCCGGACCGTTCGCCCGGTCCCGGAATCCTTTGTTCATCAGCGTAATGGCCGGGCAGTTGGGCTTTTTCCTGGCGCTGCCGAGTGTGTTTTCCCTGGTGTGCCTGATTGCCGGTGTGCTGGTAATTACCCGCCAGGCAAGGGAAGAGGAAAAGGCCCTTTCGAGTCAATTCGGCGCGCCCTATGACGAGTACCGGGCGCGCGTACCCCGTTGGTTCTAG
- a CDS encoding amidase — MDSSPAPRSAHAFTDDALGTDDATALAERIRRRDVSATELAEAAIARAQAIEPQINGLITSSYGQALDAARRLDTRKHSQATGYFAGVPTVIKDNTDIKGLPTGHGSAAVPASVAHQTSPFALQMLDQGFVCLGKSTLPEFGFNATTEPAHRPPSRNPWNLDYSTGASSGGSAALVAAGVVPVAHANDGGGSIRIPAACCGLVGLKPSRGRLIDNDAARTLPINIIADGIVSRSVRDTAHFMEQAERYFRPPGLPAIGSNAGPTGNALTIGLVLDSINGYATDDDTRHTVENTARRLEKLGHRIVPMDVPVATTFPEDFALYWALLAFGVKANGRKLFHPGFDKQRVDGLTDGLAGKFRRQFYRLPAALWRLRRSYQHYARAMSGFDAVLTPVLGHTTPPIGYLNPSVPFDTLFERLTRYVGFTPLANATGAPAISLPMGITRENLPISVQFMGRHGDERTLLDIAFTLESDSPWPHLHQVTPDPQTRVTAETML, encoded by the coding sequence ATGGATTCTTCCCCGGCGCCACGATCGGCCCACGCGTTTACCGACGATGCCCTCGGCACGGACGATGCGACGGCTCTGGCCGAGCGAATTCGCCGTCGTGACGTCTCGGCGACCGAGCTGGCCGAGGCGGCCATTGCCCGGGCACAGGCGATTGAGCCGCAGATCAACGGGCTGATCACCAGCAGTTATGGCCAGGCACTGGACGCGGCCCGCCGTCTCGACACCCGAAAGCACAGCCAGGCCACCGGATATTTTGCCGGTGTACCCACGGTGATCAAGGACAACACCGACATCAAGGGCCTGCCCACGGGCCACGGTTCCGCGGCTGTTCCCGCCTCGGTAGCACACCAGACCAGCCCCTTCGCCCTGCAGATGCTCGACCAGGGCTTCGTGTGCCTCGGTAAAAGCACCCTGCCCGAGTTCGGATTCAATGCAACCACCGAGCCGGCGCACCGACCGCCATCACGAAACCCCTGGAACCTCGACTATTCCACGGGCGCCTCATCCGGCGGCTCTGCGGCGTTGGTAGCGGCCGGCGTGGTGCCCGTGGCGCACGCCAATGACGGCGGGGGATCCATTCGCATTCCGGCAGCCTGCTGCGGTCTGGTCGGCCTGAAGCCAAGCCGGGGACGGCTGATCGACAACGACGCCGCGCGCACCCTGCCCATCAACATCATCGCGGATGGCATCGTCAGTCGCTCGGTCCGCGATACCGCCCATTTCATGGAACAGGCCGAGCGCTATTTCCGCCCGCCCGGACTGCCGGCCATTGGCAGCAATGCAGGGCCGACGGGCAACGCCCTGACCATCGGCCTCGTTCTGGACTCCATAAACGGCTATGCAACCGACGACGACACCCGCCACACCGTCGAGAACACGGCCCGGCGACTGGAAAAGCTGGGGCATCGGATCGTGCCGATGGACGTGCCCGTCGCGACCACGTTTCCGGAAGACTTTGCCCTGTACTGGGCACTTCTGGCGTTTGGCGTGAAGGCCAACGGCCGAAAGCTTTTTCATCCGGGATTCGATAAGCAACGGGTGGATGGATTGACCGACGGTCTGGCGGGGAAGTTCAGGCGACAATTCTATCGCTTACCGGCAGCACTCTGGCGACTGCGCCGCTCCTACCAGCATTACGCCCGGGCGATGTCCGGTTTTGATGCCGTCCTGACGCCAGTCCTGGGCCATACCACACCGCCCATTGGCTACCTGAACCCGAGCGTACCGTTCGATACCCTGTTTGAGCGACTGACCCGATACGTCGGTTTCACACCACTGGCCAACGCGACCGGCGCACCGGCCATATCGCTGCCCATGGGGATAACACGGGAGAACCTGCCGATCTCCGTTCAGTTCATGGGCCGGCACGGCGACGAGCGGACCCTGCTCGACATCGCCTTTACACTGGAATCCGATTCGCCCTGGCCGCACCTGCACCAGGTAACGCCGGACCCTCAGACCCGGGTGACCGCCGAAACCATGCTCTGA